Proteins found in one Pontibacter sp. SGAir0037 genomic segment:
- a CDS encoding efflux RND transporter periplasmic adaptor subunit has translation MKRNYTWLMPAALCSVILTSCGGDQAGQQQQNPMAAAAPVTAYTVKAEEVTGTDTYPGSVVALNEVELRPQVAGYITNIFVQDGQEVKKGQRLYEIDRNKYQASYQQAQANLQSAQANLARAQKDLERYERLAEREAIARQQVDYARTDVQTAQAQVAAAQAQVRNVSTDLEYSVINAPFNGTIGISQVRIGAQVSPGQPVLNTISSTDPVAVDFVINEQEISRFQNLRQGQQPDSLFTIRLTNGTTYPQPGKLIAIDRAIGRQTGTVTVRVQFPNQQRQLVPGMTVNVNVLNQDIGSQPVIPYRAVTEQLGEFYVYTIQADSVVQQNVQLGTRFGASIVVREGLKEGDQIVVEGMQRLRQGAKVQVGGPQGAPAQPAAGR, from the coding sequence ATGAAAAGGAATTATACATGGCTGATGCCAGCCGCATTATGCTCCGTGATACTTACATCCTGCGGAGGCGATCAGGCAGGGCAGCAACAGCAGAATCCGATGGCCGCCGCTGCGCCTGTTACGGCATATACAGTTAAAGCAGAAGAAGTAACAGGCACAGATACATATCCGGGCAGTGTAGTGGCGCTGAACGAAGTAGAGCTACGTCCGCAGGTAGCCGGGTATATCACCAATATTTTTGTGCAGGATGGCCAGGAGGTAAAAAAAGGCCAGCGGCTGTACGAGATAGACCGAAACAAGTACCAGGCATCTTACCAGCAGGCCCAGGCAAACCTGCAAAGTGCCCAGGCGAATCTGGCGCGTGCGCAAAAGGACCTGGAGCGGTACGAACGTTTAGCTGAAAGAGAGGCCATTGCCAGGCAGCAGGTAGATTATGCCCGCACCGATGTGCAGACAGCACAGGCCCAGGTAGCGGCTGCACAGGCCCAGGTAAGGAATGTGTCCACCGATCTGGAATATTCTGTGATCAATGCACCGTTCAATGGCACCATTGGCATTTCGCAGGTACGAATCGGCGCACAGGTATCGCCCGGACAGCCTGTTCTGAATACTATTTCTTCTACAGATCCGGTTGCCGTTGACTTTGTGATTAACGAGCAGGAGATCTCCCGTTTCCAGAACCTGAGACAGGGACAACAGCCTGATTCTCTCTTTACCATAAGATTGACCAATGGTACAACTTATCCGCAGCCAGGTAAGCTTATTGCCATCGACAGAGCTATAGGCCGCCAGACAGGTACGGTAACGGTAAGAGTGCAGTTCCCGAACCAACAACGCCAGTTGGTGCCCGGCATGACGGTAAATGTGAATGTGCTGAACCAGGACATAGGCTCACAGCCTGTTATACCGTACAGAGCCGTTACAGAGCAGTTGGGTGAGTTCTATGTATATACCATCCAGGCCGATTCGGTGGTGCAGCAGAATGTGCAGCTTGGAACCAGGTTCGGAGCCAGTATTGTGGTACGTGAAGGCCTGAAAGAAGGCGATCAGATTGTAGTGGAAGGTATGCAGCGCCTTCGCCAGGGAGCTAAAGTACAGGTGGGCGGCCCACAGGGAGCACCTGCTCAGCCGGCTGCAGGCAGATAA
- a CDS encoding LexA family transcriptional regulator, giving the protein MVTSNIKHLRKSVGYTQAQLAEKLDIKRSLIGAYEEGRAEPKLSTLVNIARLFDITLDQLITADLSVSDAKGAKAGAGQTGGKLRVLAITVDNQEKENIELVPYKASAGYLNGYSDPEFIEELPRFQLPMLGHGGSYRAFEISGDSMLPIASGTVIVGRYIEEWNTIKDGTPCIIVSQKEGVVFKRIFNKIQEASTLRLHSDNPVYSPYELHVEDVLEIWEAKSYISSTFPIADLSLDKLSSIVLDLQKEVQKLKKVD; this is encoded by the coding sequence ATGGTAACTTCAAATATAAAACATTTACGTAAAAGCGTCGGTTACACACAGGCGCAGCTGGCAGAGAAGCTTGATATCAAGCGCTCTCTGATCGGTGCTTACGAAGAGGGGAGAGCTGAGCCTAAACTTAGTACGCTGGTTAATATTGCAAGGCTTTTTGATATAACACTTGATCAGCTGATAACAGCAGATTTGTCTGTGTCTGATGCGAAAGGTGCGAAAGCGGGTGCAGGCCAAACAGGCGGCAAACTTCGTGTACTGGCTATTACGGTAGACAATCAGGAGAAAGAGAATATTGAGCTGGTGCCTTATAAAGCCAGTGCCGGTTATCTCAATGGCTACTCCGATCCGGAATTTATTGAAGAACTACCCCGTTTTCAATTGCCCATGTTAGGGCATGGAGGCTCCTACAGAGCATTCGAGATCAGCGGTGATTCAATGTTGCCAATTGCTTCTGGTACAGTAATCGTAGGTCGTTATATAGAAGAATGGAATACCATTAAAGACGGTACGCCCTGCATTATCGTGAGCCAGAAAGAGGGGGTGGTGTTTAAGCGTATCTTTAACAAAATTCAGGAAGCTTCTACACTGCGTTTACACTCCGATAACCCTGTTTACTCTCCTTATGAGCTGCATGTAGAAGATGTGCTGGAGATCTGGGAGGCCAAGTCGTATATCAGTTCTACTTTCCCGATTGCCGACCTCTCCCTGGATAAGCTTTCCTCTATCGTGCTGGATCTGCAGAAGGAAGTACAAAAATTAAAAAAAGTGGATTAG
- a CDS encoding 3'-5' exonuclease, translating to MREHILFVDTETSGIPKDWHAPYATKDNWPFIVQIAWVIYTRDGQLIKTGNYYIKANDYTISDTSKSIHGITEDYLQAHGEERKTVMQWLHNDLLTYQPLVVSHFAQLDFHMLGLGFYRSGLSNPVTELPTFCTMTLTQNFILRPHQRLLRLGELYQRLFNMPLDNQHDALADAEATAKCFFKLLERGDISERIIDRQQKKERLSYELGRKNSRLPYLLLTLALGLLLILILLFNSR from the coding sequence GTGAGAGAACACATATTATTCGTTGATACGGAGACATCGGGTATACCCAAAGACTGGCATGCACCTTATGCCACTAAAGACAATTGGCCCTTTATTGTGCAGATTGCCTGGGTAATCTATACCCGCGACGGACAGTTAATAAAAACCGGCAACTACTACATAAAAGCCAACGACTATACGATAAGCGACACATCTAAAAGTATACATGGTATTACAGAAGATTACCTGCAGGCGCATGGGGAAGAAAGGAAAACGGTAATGCAATGGCTGCACAACGACCTTCTTACGTATCAGCCACTGGTGGTAAGCCATTTTGCCCAGTTGGATTTTCATATGCTGGGGCTCGGCTTTTACCGCAGTGGTTTATCTAACCCGGTTACAGAGCTGCCAACTTTTTGCACCATGACCTTAACCCAGAACTTTATCCTGAGGCCACACCAGAGACTGCTGCGTTTAGGAGAATTATACCAAAGGTTGTTTAACATGCCCCTGGATAACCAGCATGATGCACTGGCAGATGCAGAAGCCACAGCAAAGTGTTTCTTTAAGCTGCTTGAAAGAGGAGACATCAGTGAACGCATTATAGACAGGCAGCAAAAAAAGGAAAGGCTGTCGTATGAGTTAGGCAGAAAAAACAGCAGGCTGCCTTACCTGCTCCTGACTCTGGCTTTGGGGCTTCTTCTTATTTTAATTTTACTCTTTAACTCCAGATGA
- a CDS encoding bestrophin family protein, with protein MILHYTWRGLLYYISLSIVVYFLHGYYEVWHLHLPFNTITALSTALAIFLGFKNSNAYERWWEARQIWGLLVNYSRAWTRQVITMIMPSDKADAEEVRQLQQRMVYRHIAFVHALRVFLRNRHDYNQTSQEELIEETNDYNDTIAFLTPSEFNVFCHKKNPPNYLLELQGEDLRRAYQKGYISDFRFVKLEETLVEFNNIQGRSERIKNTPFPRHYSFFSRVFVFIHASILPFVFVEELGWATIPVSVIISFVFLCLDLVGERIEDPFENRLEDVPLTALSLGIETVTKEQWGDKNFPEKKPPVDGVMM; from the coding sequence ATGATTCTCCATTATACCTGGAGAGGATTACTTTATTATATATCACTTTCGATTGTTGTATACTTCCTGCACGGTTATTACGAAGTATGGCACCTGCATCTGCCCTTTAATACAATAACTGCGTTAAGCACAGCGCTTGCCATTTTCCTGGGCTTTAAAAACAGCAATGCTTACGAGCGGTGGTGGGAAGCACGGCAGATATGGGGCCTGCTGGTGAACTACAGCCGCGCCTGGACCCGCCAAGTGATTACCATGATCATGCCTTCGGACAAGGCTGATGCAGAAGAGGTAAGGCAGCTACAGCAGCGGATGGTATATAGGCATATAGCCTTTGTGCATGCCTTGCGTGTGTTTCTGCGGAACCGGCACGATTACAACCAGACTTCGCAGGAGGAGCTGATAGAAGAAACAAACGATTATAACGATACTATTGCTTTTTTAACTCCGAGCGAGTTTAACGTCTTCTGCCATAAAAAAAACCCGCCAAACTATTTGCTGGAGCTTCAGGGAGAAGATCTGCGCAGAGCTTACCAGAAAGGCTATATTTCTGATTTTCGCTTTGTGAAACTGGAAGAAACACTGGTGGAGTTCAACAACATACAAGGCCGAAGCGAACGCATTAAAAATACTCCTTTTCCACGCCACTACAGCTTCTTCTCCCGGGTGTTTGTGTTTATACACGCATCGATCCTCCCTTTTGTGTTTGTAGAGGAACTTGGTTGGGCCACTATACCTGTATCTGTCATTATTTCTTTTGTATTTCTGTGCCTCGACCTGGTGGGCGAGCGTATAGAGGACCCCTTCGAAAACAGACTGGAAGACGTTCCGCTGACGGCCTTAAGCCTGGGTATAGAAACCGTAACGAAGGAACAGTGGGGTGATAAAAACTTTCCGGAGAAAAAACCGCCTGTAGATGGTGTGATGATGTAG
- a CDS encoding TetR/AcrR family transcriptional regulator: protein MENLADKKKAILESTLDLIKENGFHGTPMSMVAKHANVAAGTIYHYFDSKETLICQLFSYVKGRIMDALFEQDDESLDFRVRFFRVWRGLYEFYINNLNSLVFFEQFVNSPYNKKLPKPEHDTFKPLHDFFTLGIEQEYLRPVNPKILTVLAHGSILTAAKVRMAGKIELQEPELEQIIEILWDGMALKKK from the coding sequence TTGGAAAACCTGGCAGATAAAAAGAAAGCAATTTTAGAAAGTACACTCGACCTGATTAAAGAGAATGGCTTCCATGGTACTCCGATGAGTATGGTGGCGAAGCATGCCAATGTAGCGGCTGGTACTATTTACCATTATTTCGATAGCAAAGAAACGCTGATATGCCAGCTGTTTTCTTACGTGAAGGGCCGCATAATGGACGCCCTTTTCGAACAGGACGATGAAAGCCTGGACTTTAGAGTACGCTTTTTTCGGGTATGGCGTGGCCTGTATGAGTTCTATATAAACAATCTGAATTCGCTTGTGTTTTTCGAACAGTTTGTGAATTCGCCTTACAATAAGAAATTACCTAAGCCGGAACATGATACTTTTAAGCCCTTACACGATTTCTTCACGCTTGGCATCGAGCAAGAGTATCTGCGGCCTGTGAATCCGAAAATTTTAACGGTGCTGGCCCATGGGAGTATTCTAACGGCCGCTAAAGTAAGAATGGCTGGCAAAATTGAGCTACAAGAGCCGGAGCTTGAACAAATTATCGAAATTCTCTGGGATGGTATGGCCTTAAAGAAGAAGTAG
- a CDS encoding pirin-like bicupin family protein, giving the protein MIKLITAAERHESKVGDWLRSKYLFSFADYYDPANVQFGPLRVFNDDIVAPNSGYPSHQQADMEMLVVVLDGTLTHKDSLGNQQEVAAGQVQRVTAGTGINTALSNETDKDVRVLQLWFIPNKEALAPSYEQMSLDFLDKKGKLIPLATGQKVLEDVVFLNSNSTVYYSKLGSGADIDFQTFKIRKTLIYVLDGRVVINGAEVDTGDHMRLEDQEIITLHADKDTSFILIDVPAVETNY; this is encoded by the coding sequence ATGATAAAATTAATAACTGCTGCCGAACGTCATGAGTCTAAAGTAGGAGACTGGCTCCGATCCAAATATCTTTTCTCATTTGCAGACTACTATGACCCTGCCAATGTTCAGTTCGGGCCGCTTCGGGTATTCAATGATGATATAGTAGCGCCTAACTCCGGGTATCCGTCACATCAGCAGGCCGATATGGAAATGCTGGTAGTTGTGTTGGATGGAACGCTTACGCACAAGGATAGCCTGGGAAATCAGCAGGAAGTGGCAGCAGGACAGGTACAGCGTGTAACAGCCGGTACTGGTATCAATACTGCTTTGAGCAACGAAACAGACAAGGATGTGCGGGTACTGCAACTTTGGTTTATACCTAACAAAGAAGCTCTGGCACCTTCCTACGAGCAAATGAGCCTGGATTTTCTCGATAAAAAAGGAAAGCTGATACCATTGGCAACAGGGCAGAAAGTACTGGAAGATGTTGTATTTCTTAACTCAAACTCAACTGTTTACTACAGTAAACTGGGCTCAGGAGCAGATATTGATTTTCAGACTTTTAAAATACGCAAAACACTTATTTACGTGCTTGACGGTCGTGTTGTAATCAATGGAGCCGAAGTAGATACAGGCGACCACATGCGACTGGAAGATCAGGAAATTATTACGCTTCATGCAGATAAGGATACCTCATTCATTCTGATAGATGTGCCTGCTGTTGAAACAAACTACTAA
- a CDS encoding DUF294 nucleotidyltransferase-like domain-containing protein yields the protein MNDRLAFLKTVKPFDVLPDEVLEGVVDLLEEVKYTKETVIYLQDVSKMRGVDIIAEGEYELFFYDSNQNKRLISHRHRGSSYGGTSVLLHKKRSIRTVIAKKGTVVYFLHRRHFKALCQAYEAFFHHFTAVYGKRMLDDEYAHFVKPSTTREENYIASDQLYSRRIETVDPKEIVACYLSTPIYEAARQMAYHKISCLFIKDEQEQIKGYVTDITLRDRVIASRLDAGRPVADVMDNNIVSIDSQSFIYEAILLMFRTKTRYLLVSHHGEYSGFLSRNRLLSEQAQSPFVFIQSVKLAQSVDELKSKWEKVPEIVYQLLNRGVKAEIVNQVITTVADTIALKVIETTIDALGTPPAKFVFIVLGSEGRKEQTLNTDQDNAIIYEDKANEQRELVRAYFLKFADTVSERLNYIGFSFCEGGFMAKNPKWTHSLSHWKRNYLEWMAESNPEAVMKFATFFDCRYLYGEAAIMDELQSFLNEELQNPLYKFLYHMGVNALQYEPPLTFFNNIKTFSKGSQQVFNIKKTMTPIVDLVRVYALQHRIFKSNTGERMAALCEKGVFTDKEYQELLQAYYYLMSLRLKKQAMQIINDKERPDNFVDPKKLTKIEQVTLKEIFKVIADFQLRIKINFTKTLY from the coding sequence ATGAATGATCGTTTAGCGTTTTTAAAAACTGTTAAACCTTTTGATGTACTGCCGGATGAAGTGCTGGAAGGTGTGGTAGATTTGCTGGAAGAGGTAAAGTATACCAAAGAAACAGTAATTTACCTGCAGGACGTCTCTAAAATGAGAGGAGTAGATATTATAGCGGAAGGTGAATATGAACTCTTCTTCTACGACAGCAACCAGAACAAACGTCTCATTTCCCACAGGCACAGAGGGTCCAGCTACGGAGGCACTTCGGTATTGCTGCACAAAAAGAGATCTATCCGAACTGTTATTGCCAAAAAAGGAACCGTAGTTTATTTCCTGCACCGCAGGCACTTTAAAGCTTTGTGCCAGGCTTATGAGGCTTTCTTCCATCATTTTACAGCTGTGTATGGCAAACGCATGCTCGACGACGAATACGCACACTTTGTTAAACCGTCTACTACCCGCGAAGAGAATTATATAGCCTCAGATCAGCTTTACTCCAGGAGAATAGAAACCGTAGATCCCAAGGAAATTGTGGCCTGTTACCTCTCCACTCCCATCTACGAAGCAGCCAGGCAAATGGCATATCATAAGATCAGCTGCCTTTTTATCAAAGATGAGCAGGAGCAGATAAAAGGTTACGTAACGGATATTACCCTGCGCGATAGAGTGATAGCAAGCCGGTTGGATGCCGGCCGGCCTGTTGCAGATGTGATGGATAATAACATCGTTTCCATTGATAGTCAATCTTTTATTTATGAAGCTATCCTGCTGATGTTCCGCACCAAAACACGGTACCTGCTGGTGAGCCACCATGGTGAATACAGCGGTTTTCTGAGCCGGAACAGGCTGCTGAGCGAGCAGGCGCAGTCTCCGTTTGTGTTTATTCAATCTGTTAAACTGGCACAGTCGGTTGATGAACTGAAATCTAAATGGGAGAAGGTGCCGGAGATAGTATACCAGTTGCTGAACAGAGGCGTAAAGGCAGAAATTGTAAACCAGGTTATTACCACCGTTGCCGATACTATTGCCTTAAAAGTAATTGAAACCACCATAGATGCCCTAGGCACTCCACCCGCCAAGTTTGTATTTATAGTGTTGGGAAGCGAGGGCCGTAAAGAGCAAACGCTGAATACCGACCAAGATAATGCCATTATTTACGAAGATAAAGCGAACGAACAGCGGGAACTGGTAAGGGCCTATTTCCTTAAATTTGCAGATACCGTGTCAGAACGGTTGAATTACATCGGCTTTAGTTTCTGCGAAGGTGGTTTTATGGCAAAAAACCCGAAATGGACCCATTCCCTCTCCCACTGGAAACGCAATTACCTGGAATGGATGGCAGAGTCGAACCCGGAGGCTGTTATGAAGTTTGCCACTTTCTTCGACTGTCGCTATCTGTATGGAGAAGCAGCCATTATGGATGAACTACAAAGCTTCCTTAATGAAGAGCTTCAGAACCCGCTCTATAAGTTCCTGTACCACATGGGTGTTAATGCCTTGCAGTACGAACCGCCGCTTACCTTCTTCAACAATATTAAAACCTTTTCCAAAGGATCACAGCAGGTGTTTAACATCAAGAAAACCATGACGCCTATAGTGGATCTGGTGCGGGTATATGCGCTGCAGCATCGGATCTTTAAATCCAATACCGGTGAACGTATGGCTGCCTTATGTGAAAAGGGTGTTTTTACAGACAAAGAGTACCAGGAGCTGCTACAGGCCTATTATTACCTTATGAGCCTGCGCCTGAAAAAGCAGGCAATGCAGATTATCAATGATAAAGAGCGTCCGGATAATTTTGTAGATCCGAAAAAACTAACTAAGATTGAACAGGTTACTCTAAAGGAAATCTTTAAAGTAATTGCCGACTTCCAGCTACGGATTAAGATTAACTTCACGAAAACCTTGTATTAA
- a CDS encoding TolC family protein, producing MKIINRVGVLLTGCMLVPCLLVAQSGTGEVPGNLTLEQCVEYALKNRAAVEQAAIDETIGDREINASLSGWLPQVNASFGGTHNIKLQQQPFGDQIVTLGQKYTSNFLVEANQSIFSSELLLASKAARFRREQLDQNSLNTKINTVVDVSKAFYDILLSQEQIRILNENLSRQEKQYQDARSRFEVGLVDKTDYQRAAITLANIRSDRKRAQETIKAKQALLKQLMGFPVESDLNLTYEYENMQREVLIDTTAVPDFANRIELRLLQTQRELLRLNTSYSRWSLIPTISAYVNYNWLFFNNEFSELYSRTYPTSSAGLRVAIPVFQGTRRIQNIKIAELQEQRADIGIADARKAINTEYQAALASYKSSYNDWITLRDNLQLAQEVYEIIRLQYDEGVKAYVDLIIAETDLRTTQLNYYNALFNVLASKLDYQRAIGTIDVN from the coding sequence ATGAAGATTATAAATCGAGTGGGGGTTTTGCTGACCGGGTGCATGTTGGTGCCTTGTTTGCTGGTGGCCCAGTCAGGCACAGGCGAAGTACCTGGAAACCTGACGCTGGAGCAGTGTGTGGAATACGCACTCAAAAACAGGGCTGCCGTAGAACAGGCTGCCATTGATGAAACCATCGGCGACCGGGAAATTAATGCCAGCCTGTCCGGATGGCTTCCCCAGGTTAACGCCAGTTTTGGCGGTACGCATAATATTAAGCTGCAACAGCAGCCTTTCGGCGATCAGATTGTAACGCTGGGACAAAAATATACTTCCAACTTCCTGGTAGAGGCTAACCAGTCTATCTTTAGCAGCGAACTGCTGTTGGCGTCGAAAGCAGCCCGTTTCAGAAGAGAGCAGCTGGATCAGAACTCGCTGAATACGAAGATAAACACGGTTGTTGATGTAAGTAAAGCTTTCTATGATATCCTGCTTTCGCAGGAGCAGATCAGGATATTAAACGAAAACCTTTCGAGGCAGGAGAAACAGTACCAGGATGCGCGGAGCCGCTTTGAAGTGGGGCTGGTGGATAAAACCGATTATCAACGTGCCGCCATTACACTGGCAAATATTCGCAGCGACCGCAAAAGAGCTCAGGAAACCATCAAAGCCAAGCAGGCTTTGCTGAAGCAACTAATGGGCTTTCCGGTGGAATCGGATCTGAACCTGACCTATGAGTACGAAAATATGCAGCGGGAAGTACTTATTGATACGACAGCTGTGCCTGACTTTGCAAACCGGATCGAACTCAGGTTGCTGCAGACACAGCGCGAACTGCTGCGCCTGAATACCAGCTACAGCAGATGGAGTCTCATCCCAACGATCTCTGCTTATGTAAATTATAACTGGTTGTTTTTCAATAACGAATTCTCCGAGCTTTACAGCCGTACATACCCTACTTCTTCAGCCGGTCTGCGGGTGGCCATTCCTGTATTCCAGGGCACACGCCGGATTCAGAACATAAAAATTGCCGAGTTACAGGAACAACGTGCCGATATAGGCATTGCTGACGCCAGAAAAGCCATTAATACAGAATATCAGGCCGCATTAGCAAGCTATAAAAGCAGCTACAACGACTGGATTACGCTACGCGATAACCTGCAACTGGCGCAGGAGGTGTATGAAATTATCCGCCTGCAGTACGATGAAGGTGTAAAGGCTTATGTCGACCTGATTATAGCCGAAACAGATTTGCGCACGACGCAGCTTAATTATTACAATGCCCTGTTTAATGTACTTGCCAGCAAACTGGATTACCAAAGGGCAATAGGAACTATAGACGTTAATTAA
- a CDS encoding M2 family metallopeptidase: MKKILLTGLTAAILFSCSSPKSDSSDTTVTAEASAAQQDAQAFINDYSRQFQQLYTSSAEAEWTSNTRIVEGDTSNAAVTRKANEALAAFTGSTGNIEKARALMEQKEQLTELQVKQLETILYAAANSPQTVADVVKARIKAETEQTEKLYGFDYRLNGKSVTTNDIDNILKKEKDVNKRLAAWQASKEVGKQLKSGLVNLRQLRNQTVQSLGYDDYFSYQASDYGMSRQEMMDLMQKLNKELMPLYRELHTYARYELAKQYGVKQVPDYLPAHWLPNRWGQDWSSMVEVKGLDLDAVLKQKGDKWLVEQSERFYVSLGFPKLPPSFYEKSSLYPLPAGANYKKNNHASAWHMDLEQDVRSLMSVEPNAEWYETTHHELGHIYYYMTYTNPDVPVLLRGGANRAYHEAIGSLMGLAAMQKPFLAQLKLVDANTPTDEVQTLLKEALSYVTFIPFAAGVMSEFEHDLYAKNLSENEFNKRWWELVKQYQGIVPPNERGEQFTDAATKTHINDDPAQYYDYALSYIILFQLHDHIANNILKQDPRATNYYGSKEVGSFLREIMYPGASADWRQMLKDKTGEELNARAMVDYFEPLMNYLKEQNKGRKYTI; this comes from the coding sequence ATGAAGAAAATCTTATTGACAGGCCTTACTGCGGCCATACTTTTCTCCTGTTCCAGCCCTAAATCCGACTCTTCTGACACCACCGTTACGGCAGAAGCCAGTGCTGCTCAGCAGGATGCCCAGGCTTTTATCAATGATTACTCCAGGCAGTTTCAGCAACTTTATACCTCTTCTGCTGAGGCCGAATGGACCTCGAATACACGCATTGTAGAAGGTGACACCTCCAATGCTGCCGTTACACGAAAAGCGAACGAGGCTCTTGCCGCCTTTACAGGCAGCACCGGGAACATCGAAAAAGCCCGCGCTTTAATGGAGCAAAAAGAGCAACTAACTGAGCTGCAGGTAAAGCAACTGGAAACAATACTGTATGCCGCCGCTAATAGCCCGCAGACTGTGGCCGATGTGGTAAAGGCACGCATAAAAGCGGAGACAGAGCAAACTGAAAAACTATATGGCTTCGACTATAGGCTGAACGGAAAATCTGTTACCACCAACGACATCGATAACATCCTGAAAAAGGAGAAGGATGTAAACAAACGTTTAGCCGCCTGGCAGGCCAGCAAGGAAGTGGGTAAACAGCTAAAATCCGGTCTTGTGAACCTGCGCCAGCTTCGCAACCAGACCGTGCAAAGCCTGGGCTACGACGACTACTTCAGCTACCAGGCTTCCGACTATGGTATGTCGCGCCAGGAGATGATGGACCTGATGCAGAAGCTGAACAAAGAGCTAATGCCTTTATACCGGGAACTTCATACCTATGCACGCTATGAACTGGCAAAGCAGTACGGGGTAAAGCAAGTGCCCGACTATCTGCCGGCGCACTGGCTGCCAAACCGCTGGGGCCAGGACTGGAGCTCTATGGTAGAAGTAAAAGGCCTGGATCTGGATGCAGTGCTTAAGCAGAAAGGAGATAAATGGCTGGTGGAGCAATCAGAGCGTTTCTATGTGAGCCTCGGCTTTCCAAAGCTTCCGCCATCTTTTTACGAGAAATCGAGCCTTTACCCTTTACCAGCCGGAGCCAACTATAAGAAAAACAACCATGCTTCGGCCTGGCATATGGACCTGGAACAGGATGTGCGTAGCCTGATGAGCGTGGAGCCAAATGCAGAATGGTATGAGACTACGCATCATGAACTGGGGCATATCTATTATTACATGACCTACACAAACCCGGATGTACCCGTTCTTTTACGTGGTGGGGCCAACAGAGCCTATCACGAAGCTATAGGAAGTTTAATGGGGCTTGCCGCTATGCAGAAGCCTTTTCTGGCGCAGCTAAAATTAGTAGATGCCAACACACCGACAGATGAGGTACAGACCTTGCTGAAAGAAGCTTTAAGCTATGTAACTTTCATTCCTTTCGCAGCTGGTGTCATGAGTGAGTTTGAGCATGATTTATATGCGAAGAACCTGTCAGAAAATGAATTTAACAAACGTTGGTGGGAGCTGGTGAAGCAATACCAGGGGATAGTGCCGCCGAATGAAAGAGGGGAACAGTTTACGGATGCCGCTACCAAAACACATATTAACGACGATCCGGCACAATACTATGATTATGCGCTGTCATATATCATCCTGTTCCAGTTACACGATCATATTGCCAACAACATTCTGAAGCAGGATCCGCGGGCTACGAATTACTACGGCAGCAAAGAAGTAGGTTCTTTCCTGCGCGAAATCATGTACCCAGGAGCATCGGCAGACTGGCGGCAGATGTTAAAAGATAAAACAGGCGAAGAACTGAATGCCCGTGCCATGGTAGATTACTTCGAGCCACTTATGAACTACCTGAAAGAACAGAACAAAGGCAGGAAGTACACTATTTAA